The genomic DNA CTCCACCGACAGGTCGGCGAAGAGGCTGCGGCTTTGCGGCACATAGGCCACGCCCTGCCCCGCCCGGCGGTTGGCGGGATCGCGGCTGATGTCCTGGCCGTTCAGCACGATGTTGCCGTGGCGCAGCGGCAGGAAGCCGAACATGGTCTTCAGCACGGTGGACTTCCCCGCGCCATTGGGGCCGATGATGCCGGTCACGCAGCCCTTGCGCGCCGACACGTTGACGCGGTTCAGGATGGTGATGTCGCCGTGGTAGGCCACGGTCACTTCGTTCAGGGTCAGGACGGCGTCCATGTGACTACGCTCCGAGATAGGCTTCGATGACCGCCGGATCGGACCGCACCGTGTCGGCGTTGCCCTGGGTCAGGATGGCCCCTTCGTTCATGACGATGATGTGGTGCGAGAGCTGGTAGATCGAGGTCAGGTCGTGCGAGACCAGCACGACCGAGCAGCCATGCTCGACGGGGATCTCGGCGATGAGACCGATCAGCATCCTGGCCAGCTCGGGGTTCACGCCCGCGAAGGGCTCGTCCAGCAGGATGAGCCTGGGCTTGGCCACCATGATGCGGGCCAGCTCCACCAGCTTCTGCTGGCCGCCCGACAACTCCTCCGCGTAGTTGTGGCGCAGCCGCAGCAGGCCGACCTTGTCCAGCCAATAGGCGGACAGGTCGTCGCGTTCGGCTTCGCTGGCCCTGGCGCCCACCTGCGCGACATCCATGTTCTCCATCAGCGTCATGCGCTGGAAGACTCTTGGCACCTGGAAGGTGCGTCCTATTCCCAGCGCCGCCACCTGGTGCACCTCGCGCCCGATGAGCGGTTCCCCCGCCAGTTGGATGGAGCCTGAATCGGCGCGGTAGATGCCGTTGATGCAATTGAGCATCGTGGTCTTGCCCGAACCGTTCATGCCTATCACGCCCAGGATCGTGCGGTCGGGCACGTCCAGGTCTATGCCTCGCAGGGCCTGCAGCCCGCCGAAGCGTTTCTTGAGATCACGTACCGCCAGCATGTCGCTCTCCTTTTCAGCTCAGCTGACGCTGGCCCAGCAGTCCCGAGGGACGAATGAAGATCATGGCGACCATCAGCAGGAAACCCAGCGCCGTGGCCATGGACGGATTCATGTAGACCACCGCCACCTGCTCGGTGATGCCGTAGAGCAGCGCGCCGACCAGGGCGCCGATGGGGTGCCCCAGGCCGCCCAGCACGATCACCACGAAGCCGATCAGCGTGTAGTCATTGCCCATGAAGGGGCTGAACGAGGGGAAGACCATGCCGATGATGACGCCGGTGGCCGCGGCCAGGCCGATGCCCAGGCCGAAGGCCACCG from Orrella dioscoreae includes the following:
- a CDS encoding ABC transporter ATP-binding protein — its product is MLAVRDLKKRFGGLQALRGIDLDVPDRTILGVIGMNGSGKTTMLNCINGIYRADSGSIQLAGEPLIGREVHQVAALGIGRTFQVPRVFQRMTLMENMDVAQVGARASEAERDDLSAYWLDKVGLLRLRHNYAEELSGGQQKLVELARIMVAKPRLILLDEPFAGVNPELARMLIGLIAEIPVEHGCSVVLVSHDLTSIYQLSHHIIVMNEGAILTQGNADTVRSDPAVIEAYLGA